A single genomic interval of halophilic archaeon DL31 harbors:
- a CDS encoding NUDIX hydrolase (PFAM: NUDIX hydrolase domain~KEGG: hut:Huta_0516 NUDIX hydrolase), with amino-acid sequence MDRTDPRDHYDLHEHYSEHEVAPEQFTDYQGGEVYQSGWVTIAAVLNDDDRMLLVYDENMDAWDVPGGTIFESETLSEGVVREVREEAGVDIVPDRPHSFVEVVTTDGERTMGFNVVGFAAEAQSTTVGTDLGVEDESISEAAWFTELPENLYQREHAVELLARTRAEQA; translated from the coding sequence ATGGACCGGACGGACCCACGTGACCACTACGACCTCCACGAACACTACAGCGAACACGAGGTTGCCCCCGAGCAGTTCACCGACTACCAGGGCGGTGAGGTCTACCAGTCCGGCTGGGTCACCATCGCCGCTGTCCTCAATGACGACGACCGCATGTTGCTGGTCTACGACGAGAACATGGATGCGTGGGACGTTCCCGGTGGGACTATTTTCGAGTCGGAGACGCTTTCTGAAGGCGTTGTCCGAGAGGTCCGTGAGGAGGCGGGCGTCGATATCGTCCCTGACCGGCCACACAGTTTCGTCGAGGTGGTCACGACCGACGGTGAGCGAACAATGGGGTTCAACGTTGTCGGCTTCGCCGCCGAGGCCCAGAGCACGACCGTCGGCACGGATCTCGGTGTCGAGGACGAGAGCATCTCTGAGGCCGCGTGGTTCACGGAACTCCCGGAAAACCTCTACCAGCGCGAACACGCCGTTGAACTTCTCGCACGCACTCGCGCGGAGCAAGCGTAG
- a CDS encoding 2-succinyl-5-enolpyruvyl-6-hydroxy-3-cyclohexene-1-carboxylate synthase (PFAM: Thiamine pyrophosphate enzyme, N-terminal TPP binding region~TIGRFAM: Menaquinone biosynthesis protein MenD~KEGG: hbo:Hbor_17640 2-succinyl-6-hydroxy-2,4-cyclohexadiene-1-carboxylate synthase~HAMAP: Menaquinone biosynthesis protein MenD) has translation MDAPNRNTLWARALVEELARGGVSAVCVSPGSRSTPLTMAVTEHEEIRVFSHLDERSAAYFALGRARRTGEVTPLVCTSGTAAANYHPAVLEADQSRVPLLALTADRPPELRESGANQTADQEKLYGDAVRWYKDLSEPEAEARKLRSLRSTVARALAEAEGTNPGPVHLNVPFRKPLEPVGVPGDVPDDLDSLAAEGRIGDGPEPAAFVERRSGAGELDDAQLRALANELSVERGLIVVGPADPTEIDPESVVALSHATGFPIIADPLSGLRFGGHTRVAPVVGGYDGYLDETVTGDWPEPEAVLRIGASPTSKPLRTYLARTGAHQIVVDPAGGWREAEFTAAELVVADPSRLAGALARVVSGPGSAEWRQLWEDAEATHWEAVDDEEGLFEGGIVADTADLAPEPSTLFVSNSMPVRDLDRFARPSPDALTALGNRGVSGIDGITSTALGAGSATTDHLTLLIGDLAYYHDMNGLLAVARCEVDATIVLLNNDGGGIFHMLPIESFDPPFTSQFKTPHGLDFEPSAELYDLDYEAVDGREGFRDAYAAAVSSDGTAVIEVSTDAVDSHATRDGLREQVLETVRN, from the coding sequence ATGGACGCGCCGAACCGCAACACGCTCTGGGCCCGCGCGCTGGTGGAGGAGCTCGCCAGAGGTGGCGTCTCTGCCGTCTGCGTCTCGCCGGGATCGCGCTCGACACCGCTAACGATGGCCGTCACCGAACACGAGGAGATCCGGGTGTTCTCCCATCTTGACGAGCGCTCGGCGGCCTACTTCGCGCTGGGGAGAGCACGCCGGACCGGCGAGGTGACGCCGCTGGTCTGTACCTCCGGCACCGCCGCCGCGAACTACCACCCCGCCGTGCTGGAGGCTGACCAGTCCCGCGTGCCGCTGCTGGCGCTGACCGCAGACCGCCCGCCTGAGCTCCGGGAGTCAGGAGCGAACCAGACCGCCGACCAGGAGAAGCTCTACGGCGACGCTGTCAGGTGGTACAAGGACCTCTCCGAGCCCGAGGCCGAGGCCAGAAAACTCCGCTCGCTGCGCAGCACCGTCGCCCGCGCGCTCGCGGAAGCCGAGGGGACGAACCCCGGCCCGGTCCACCTCAATGTCCCGTTTCGCAAGCCCTTGGAGCCGGTCGGGGTCCCCGGCGACGTACCGGACGACCTCGACTCGCTGGCCGCCGAGGGCCGGATTGGAGACGGTCCCGAGCCAGCCGCGTTCGTGGAACGACGGAGCGGGGCCGGCGAACTCGACGACGCCCAGCTACGGGCGCTAGCCAACGAGCTATCGGTCGAGCGTGGCCTCATCGTCGTCGGCCCCGCCGACCCGACAGAAATCGACCCCGAATCCGTCGTCGCGCTCTCACACGCGACCGGGTTCCCCATCATCGCGGACCCGCTCTCGGGGCTGCGCTTCGGCGGCCACACCCGCGTCGCGCCCGTGGTTGGCGGCTACGACGGCTACCTCGATGAGACCGTCACCGGGGACTGGCCGGAGCCGGAAGCCGTCCTCCGCATCGGCGCCTCGCCGACATCCAAGCCGCTCCGCACCTATCTTGCCCGAACCGGTGCTCACCAGATCGTCGTGGACCCAGCGGGCGGCTGGCGGGAAGCAGAGTTCACCGCTGCGGAGTTAGTTGTCGCCGACCCATCGCGGCTTGCAGGGGCGCTCGCGCGAGTGGTCTCTGGCCCGGGGTCCGCAGAGTGGCGGCAGCTTTGGGAAGACGCGGAAGCGACGCACTGGGAGGCGGTCGACGACGAGGAGGGACTGTTCGAGGGGGGCATCGTCGCCGACACAGCAGACCTCGCTCCGGAGCCCTCGACGCTGTTCGTCTCGAACTCGATGCCCGTCCGGGACCTCGACCGCTTCGCCCGACCCAGCCCGGATGCGCTCACGGCGCTCGGTAACCGCGGCGTCTCGGGTATCGACGGCATCACCTCGACGGCACTCGGCGCCGGGTCGGCGACGACAGACCACCTGACACTCCTCATCGGGGATTTGGCCTACTACCACGACATGAACGGCCTGCTCGCGGTTGCGCGGTGTGAGGTCGACGCGACGATTGTCCTCCTCAACAACGACGGCGGCGGCATCTTCCACATGCTCCCCATCGAGTCGTTCGACCCGCCGTTCACGAGCCAGTTCAAGACCCCCCACGGCCTGGATTTCGAGCCCAGCGCGGAACTCTACGACCTCGACTACGAAGCGGTCGACGGACGCGAGGGCTTCCGTGACGCCTACGCTGCTGCGGTCAGTAGCGACGGGACGGCAGTCATCGAAGTGAGCACTGACGCTGTAGATTCACATGCCACCCGCGACGGCCTGCGCGAACAGGTGCTCGAGACGGTGCGGAACTGA
- a CDS encoding naphthoate synthase (TIGRFAM: Naphthoate synthase~KEGG: hbo:Hbor_17670 1,4-dihydroxy-2-naphthoate synthase~PFAM: Crotonase, core), with the protein MVSELFDADRWERVEGAAEFDDITYHRGVDFPTVRIAFDRPEVRNAFRPGTVDELHAALDHARKQADIGAVLLTGNGPSPKDGGWAFCSGGDQSVRGESGYEYRGDDKAADDESEAVKTAKAGRLHILEVQRLIRFIPKPVVSVVPGWAVGGGHSLHVVCDLTLASEEHAKFLQTDPDVASFDGGFGSAYLARQIGQKKARELFFLGKTYSAEEAVDMGMANDAVPHEELEETAIEWAERMTSKSPTAMRMLKFAFNMVDDGMVGQQVFAGEATRLGYMTDEAAEGRDAFLEGRQPDFSGYPWHY; encoded by the coding sequence ATGGTCTCTGAGCTGTTCGATGCCGATCGCTGGGAGCGCGTCGAGGGCGCTGCGGAGTTCGACGACATCACCTACCACCGCGGGGTGGATTTCCCCACGGTCCGCATCGCCTTCGACCGGCCCGAGGTTCGGAACGCCTTCCGGCCCGGCACCGTTGACGAACTCCACGCCGCGCTCGACCACGCGCGCAAGCAGGCCGACATCGGCGCCGTGCTCCTGACCGGGAACGGCCCCTCACCCAAGGACGGCGGCTGGGCGTTCTGCTCGGGCGGCGACCAATCCGTCCGCGGCGAGTCGGGCTACGAGTACCGCGGCGACGACAAAGCCGCCGACGACGAGTCGGAGGCGGTCAAGACTGCGAAGGCGGGTCGGCTCCACATTCTCGAGGTGCAGCGGCTCATCCGATTCATACCCAAACCGGTCGTCTCCGTCGTGCCGGGGTGGGCCGTCGGCGGCGGCCACTCACTGCACGTGGTTTGTGACCTCACGCTCGCCAGCGAGGAGCACGCGAAGTTTCTGCAGACCGACCCCGACGTAGCCTCCTTCGACGGCGGCTTCGGCTCGGCGTATCTGGCCCGACAGATCGGCCAGAAGAAAGCCCGCGAACTGTTCTTCCTCGGGAAGACCTACTCCGCTGAGGAGGCCGTCGACATGGGGATGGCCAACGACGCAGTCCCACACGAAGAACTCGAGGAGACGGCAATCGAGTGGGCTGAGCGGATGACCAGTAAAAGCCCGACGGCGATGCGGATGCTAAAGTTTGCGTTCAACATGGTCGACGACGGGATGGTAGGCCAGCAGGTGTTCGCCGGCGAGGCAACACGACTCGGTTACATGACCGACGAGGCAGCAGAGGGGCGTGACGCGTTCCTCGAAGGCCGCCAGCCCGATTTCTCGGGCTACCCGTGGCACTACTGA